A region from the Candidatus Binatia bacterium genome encodes:
- a CDS encoding nucleoside hydrolase: protein MSRTRLVLDTDIGTDADDALCLALALASPEIELVAVTTVTADTARRGAIARRLLDLAGRRDVPVYAGCERPLGDGQFLWLGDEGDFALAPGERLASGEHAVDALVRLLRAEDDLEVVAVGPMTNLARVLERDAALARRIKRLTIMGGHVRRVAYGEHEFAPGVDYNLCSDAAASLAVLRAGIPTTLVTADVTLQTRLAPDDLERIAAAGTPFHDAIAAAVRAWTPHMRRIFGAMGAAIAPDNVAFLHDPLALAAVYGGSACGFEELAILPTIESGVLRTLEAPRGTPGSFVMRCATAVDAERFRADFVARVTSYRGARG from the coding sequence GTGAGCCGCACGCGCCTCGTCCTCGACACCGACATCGGCACCGACGCCGACGACGCGCTCTGCCTGGCGCTCGCGCTCGCGTCGCCCGAGATCGAGCTCGTCGCCGTCACCACCGTCACCGCCGACACCGCGCGGCGCGGCGCGATCGCGCGCCGCTTGCTCGACCTCGCGGGACGGCGCGACGTCCCGGTGTACGCCGGCTGCGAGCGCCCGCTCGGGGACGGCCAGTTCCTCTGGCTCGGCGACGAGGGCGATTTCGCGCTCGCGCCCGGCGAGCGGCTCGCGTCGGGCGAGCACGCGGTCGACGCGCTCGTGCGCCTGCTGCGTGCAGAGGACGATCTCGAGGTGGTCGCGGTCGGACCGATGACCAACCTCGCGCGCGTGCTCGAGCGCGACGCGGCGCTCGCGCGCCGCATCAAGCGTCTCACGATCATGGGCGGGCACGTCCGCCGCGTCGCGTACGGCGAGCACGAGTTCGCGCCCGGCGTCGACTACAACCTGTGCTCGGACGCCGCCGCGTCGCTCGCCGTGCTGCGCGCCGGCATCCCGACGACGCTCGTCACCGCCGACGTCACGCTGCAGACCCGGCTCGCGCCGGACGACCTCGAGCGCATCGCCGCCGCCGGCACGCCGTTCCACGACGCGATCGCCGCGGCGGTGCGCGCCTGGACGCCGCACATGCGGCGCATCTTCGGCGCCATGGGTGCGGCGATCGCGCCCGACAACGTCGCCTTTTTGCACGACCCGCTGGCGCTGGCCGCGGTCTACGGCGGCTCCGCGTGTGGCTTCGAGGAGCTCGCGATCCTGCCGACGATCGAGAGCGGCGTCTTGCGCACGCTCGAGGCGCCGCGCGGCACGCCGGGCTCGTTCGTCATGCGCTGCGCGACCGCGGTCGACGCGGAGCGCTTTCGCGCCGACTTCGTCGCGCGCGTCACGTCGTACCGCGGCGCACGCGGCTGA
- a CDS encoding nitric-oxide reductase large subunit, protein MRYFKLWLGLGLIVALSFVVLGYYGVRIYQQAPPVPERVVTDDGRVVLTGDDIHDGMNVWRTTGGQELGSIWGHGAYVAPDWSADWLHRESLWLLNQWSAAEHGRPFAELGESERVVLQRRLEDLMRTNRYDAASGTLTIPTDRARSIAAMTDYYAAIFGDAESFPPELRAIADGGLQPPELRDAYAMPALTVRDPERRRQLGAFFFWTAWACAAERPGGAIEQVDASSTTPRPVSYTNNWPPERLVGNRPTGEIVVWSVLSFVLLLAGVGALVWYYASLRGREEMPDELPEKDPLLAIQATPSMRATLKYFWVVAALIVVQVILGAVTAHYGVEGGGFYGFPLANWLPYAVTRTWHLQLGLFWIATAWLATGLYMAPAVSGHEPRGQKAGVDFLFVCLLVIVVGTLFGTWYATRQRMGFTTNFWFGHQGYEYVDLGRFWQAFLLVGLFLWLGLMLRALWPAFRNLGEHRHLLALFAVASAAIALFYGAGMFWGPRTNLAIAEYWRWWVVHLWVEGFFEVFATVLIAFLFVRMGLLRGGVATAAVLFSTCVFLFGGILGTFHHLYFSGTPTAVLAIGATFSAFEVVPLVLIGFEGYQNLTIARARPWVSAYKWPIYFFVAVAFWNLVGAGLFGFLINPPIALYFMQGLNTTPVHGHTALFGVYGMLGMGLLLFCLRGLTRDREWRNGPISFAFWSVNVGLALMVLLSMLPVGMLQTWASVEHGMWWARSAQFLQTELMDTLRWLRVVGDTIFAIGIVVFGWFVLGLKTGWSLRAEREHALEQWAEPVRAPR, encoded by the coding sequence ATGCGCTACTTCAAGCTCTGGCTCGGCCTGGGGCTGATCGTCGCCCTGTCGTTCGTCGTTCTCGGCTACTACGGCGTCCGGATCTACCAGCAGGCGCCGCCCGTTCCGGAGCGCGTCGTGACCGACGACGGTCGGGTCGTGCTGACCGGCGACGACATCCACGACGGCATGAACGTCTGGCGGACGACCGGCGGTCAGGAGCTCGGCAGCATCTGGGGACACGGCGCGTACGTCGCGCCGGACTGGTCCGCCGACTGGCTGCACCGCGAGTCGCTGTGGCTGCTGAACCAGTGGTCCGCCGCCGAGCACGGACGTCCGTTCGCCGAGCTCGGCGAGAGCGAGCGCGTCGTGCTGCAGCGTCGCCTCGAGGACCTGATGCGCACGAACCGCTACGACGCCGCGAGCGGCACGCTGACGATCCCCACGGACCGCGCGCGCTCGATCGCCGCGATGACCGACTACTACGCGGCGATCTTCGGCGACGCGGAGAGCTTCCCGCCGGAGCTGCGTGCGATCGCCGACGGCGGCTTGCAGCCGCCGGAGCTGCGCGATGCGTACGCGATGCCGGCGCTCACCGTGCGCGACCCCGAGCGTCGTCGGCAGCTCGGCGCATTTTTCTTCTGGACGGCGTGGGCGTGCGCGGCGGAGCGTCCGGGCGGCGCGATCGAGCAGGTCGACGCCTCGAGCACGACGCCGCGTCCGGTGTCGTACACCAACAACTGGCCGCCGGAGCGCCTCGTCGGCAACCGTCCGACGGGCGAGATCGTGGTGTGGTCGGTGCTGAGCTTCGTGCTGCTGCTCGCCGGCGTCGGCGCGCTCGTCTGGTACTACGCGAGCCTGCGCGGGCGCGAGGAGATGCCCGACGAGCTGCCCGAGAAGGATCCCCTGCTCGCGATCCAGGCCACGCCGTCGATGCGCGCGACGCTCAAGTACTTCTGGGTCGTGGCGGCGCTGATCGTCGTGCAGGTGATCCTCGGCGCGGTCACCGCGCACTACGGCGTCGAGGGCGGCGGCTTCTACGGCTTCCCGCTCGCCAACTGGCTGCCGTACGCGGTGACGCGCACCTGGCACCTGCAGCTCGGGCTGTTCTGGATCGCGACCGCGTGGCTCGCGACCGGGCTCTACATGGCTCCGGCGGTGTCGGGGCACGAGCCGCGCGGGCAGAAGGCGGGCGTCGACTTCCTGTTCGTCTGCTTGCTGGTGATCGTCGTCGGGACGCTGTTCGGCACCTGGTACGCGACGCGCCAGCGGATGGGCTTCACGACGAACTTCTGGTTCGGCCACCAGGGCTACGAGTACGTCGACCTCGGCCGCTTCTGGCAGGCGTTCCTGCTGGTCGGGCTCTTCCTCTGGCTCGGCTTGATGCTGCGCGCGCTGTGGCCGGCCTTCCGCAACCTCGGCGAGCACCGCCACCTGCTCGCGCTGTTCGCGGTCGCGTCGGCGGCGATCGCGCTGTTCTACGGCGCCGGGATGTTCTGGGGGCCGCGCACGAATCTCGCGATCGCCGAGTACTGGCGCTGGTGGGTCGTGCACCTCTGGGTCGAGGGCTTCTTCGAGGTGTTCGCGACCGTGCTGATCGCGTTCCTCTTCGTCCGCATGGGGCTCTTGCGTGGCGGCGTTGCGACGGCGGCGGTGCTGTTCTCGACCTGCGTCTTCCTCTTCGGCGGCATCCTCGGGACGTTCCACCACCTCTACTTCTCGGGCACGCCGACCGCGGTGCTCGCGATCGGCGCGACGTTCAGCGCGTTCGAGGTCGTGCCGCTCGTGCTGATCGGCTTCGAGGGCTACCAGAACTTGACGATCGCACGCGCGCGACCGTGGGTGTCGGCCTACAAGTGGCCGATCTACTTCTTCGTCGCGGTCGCGTTCTGGAACCTGGTCGGCGCGGGGCTGTTCGGCTTCCTGATCAACCCGCCGATCGCGCTCTACTTCATGCAGGGTCTCAACACGACGCCGGTGCACGGGCACACCGCGCTGTTCGGCGTCTACGGCATGCTCGGGATGGGGCTTCTGCTGTTCTGCCTGCGTGGCTTGACGCGCGATCGCGAGTGGCGCAACGGGCCGATCAGCTTCGCCTTCTGGTCGGTGAACGTCGGGCTCGCGCTGATGGTGCTGCTGTCGATGCTGCCGGTCGGCATGCTGCAGACCTGGGCGAGCGTCGAGCACGGCATGTGGTGGGCGCGCTCCGCGCAGTTCCTGCAGACCGAGCTCATGGACACCCTGCGCTGGCTGCGCGTCGTCGGCGACACGATCTTCGCGATCGGCATCGTCGTGTTCGGCTGGTTCGTGCTCGGGCTCAAGACCGGCTGGTCGCTGCGCGCGGAACGCGAGCACGCGCTCGAGCAGTGGGCCGAGCCGGTGCGCGCGCCGCGCTGA
- the mug gene encoding G/U mismatch-specific DNA glycosylase, translating to MARPSRGSETPSTRKRGRSGGAPARPPRRGVPWRPTREQIAAAAGRTVPDVVADRLAVLFCGINPSLYSGAVRHHFARPGNRFWPVLHGAGFTDRLLTPFEEDELLARGVGVTNLVARATASAAELTRDELRRGARVLAAKVRRHRPAIVAFLGIEAYRHAFARKDAKLGEQPERLEGARVWVLPNPSGLNAHYQLPELVRIYRELAEAAGLLERDAQALRRSRAAR from the coding sequence GTGGCGCGGCCGTCGCGGGGTTCGGAGACGCCGTCTACGCGAAAGCGCGGACGGTCGGGCGGCGCGCCTGCGCGTCCGCCGCGACGCGGCGTCCCCTGGCGTCCGACGCGCGAGCAGATCGCGGCCGCCGCCGGCCGCACCGTCCCGGACGTCGTCGCCGATCGTCTCGCCGTGCTCTTCTGCGGCATCAACCCGAGCCTGTACTCCGGAGCCGTGCGCCACCACTTCGCGCGCCCGGGCAACCGCTTCTGGCCGGTGCTGCACGGCGCGGGCTTCACGGACCGCCTGCTGACGCCGTTCGAGGAGGACGAGCTCCTCGCGCGCGGCGTCGGCGTGACCAATCTCGTCGCGCGCGCGACCGCGTCCGCCGCGGAGCTGACGCGCGACGAGCTGCGCCGCGGCGCCCGCGTGCTCGCGGCCAAGGTACGCCGTCACCGTCCGGCGATCGTCGCGTTCCTCGGCATCGAGGCCTACCGGCACGCCTTCGCCCGCAAGGACGCGAAGCTCGGCGAGCAGCCCGAGCGCCTCGAGGGCGCGCGCGTCTGGGTGCTGCCGAACCCGAGCGGGCTCAACGCGCACTACCAGCTGCCGGAGCTCGTGCGGATCTACCGCGAGCTCGCGGAGGCGGCGGGGCTTCTCGAGCGCGATGCCCAAGCTCTGCGCCGCTCGCGCGCCGCGCGGTAG
- a CDS encoding MBL fold metallo-hydrolase produces the protein MPKRLLSRILIGVAALLALAVLALGAVLVQAHRAIDRERAPLPTADDLARFRAEPASALPVRLWWVETASQRMPRTAVLEPNEDPTPARPYVMSHPAFVLEWADGRVLLIDAGMRREPALEFGRQIEWLGGARPLVARGAIGAVLGPSAARVRGIVFTHLHTDHVDGVLSLCAAAPETRLTAFMTEAQSARPNHTTRPGLALLDEATCVERATLSGERFLAVPGFPGVAVIDAGGHTPGSQIVLARVATEGGERLYAFAGDTVNHLDGILHDVPKPWLYRKLLVPESDARQKELRAFLATLAREHGARLLVSHDQVNLRAELGPATTRTPRSAPRSDATSSTS, from the coding sequence GTGCCGAAGCGCCTCCTCTCCCGGATCCTGATCGGCGTCGCCGCGCTGCTCGCGCTCGCGGTGCTGGCGCTCGGCGCCGTGCTGGTGCAGGCGCACCGCGCGATCGACCGCGAGCGCGCGCCGCTGCCGACCGCCGACGACCTGGCGCGCTTCCGCGCCGAGCCCGCGAGCGCCCTGCCCGTCCGCCTGTGGTGGGTCGAGACCGCGTCGCAGCGCATGCCGCGCACCGCGGTGCTCGAGCCCAACGAGGACCCGACACCCGCGCGACCGTACGTGATGAGCCACCCCGCGTTCGTCCTCGAGTGGGCCGACGGACGCGTGCTGCTGATCGACGCCGGCATGCGGCGCGAGCCGGCCCTCGAGTTCGGACGCCAGATCGAGTGGCTCGGCGGCGCGCGTCCTCTCGTCGCACGCGGCGCGATCGGCGCGGTGCTCGGCCCGTCCGCCGCGCGCGTGCGCGGCATCGTCTTCACCCACCTGCACACCGACCACGTCGACGGCGTGCTGTCGCTGTGCGCGGCCGCGCCGGAGACGAGGCTCACGGCGTTCATGACCGAGGCGCAGTCCGCGCGCCCGAACCACACGACGCGCCCCGGGCTCGCGCTGCTCGACGAGGCGACGTGCGTCGAGCGCGCGACGCTCTCCGGCGAGCGGTTCCTGGCCGTGCCCGGCTTTCCGGGCGTCGCGGTGATCGACGCGGGCGGCCACACGCCGGGCAGCCAGATCGTGCTCGCGCGCGTCGCGACCGAGGGCGGCGAGCGCCTCTACGCGTTCGCCGGCGACACCGTCAATCACCTCGACGGCATCCTGCACGACGTGCCGAAGCCGTGGCTCTACCGCAAGCTCCTCGTCCCGGAGTCCGACGCGCGGCAGAAGGAGCTGCGCGCCTTCCTCGCGACGCTCGCGCGCGAGCACGGCGCGCGCCTGCTGGTGTCGCACGACCAGGTGAACCTGCGCGCCGAGCTCGGCCCCGCGACGACGCGCACGCCGCGAAGCGCGCCGCGCTCCGACGCTACGTCAAGCACATCCTGA
- a CDS encoding phytanoyl-CoA dioxygenase family protein, producing the protein MLTQAEIDAHLQRIAKDGYTIVENAIEPDLVDALAADLVRLEKELGIEPANNDFEGSKTWRIYNLLVHGKLWERVPVHENVLPIVEGVLDPGCLVSSLSSIAIGPGEKAQPIHADDQLMPLPKPHVATVCNSMWALTDFTEENGATRVIPGSHLFDRSPTYGKHYDSIPAEMKKGSVLIWHGSLWHGGGANRTNERRVGIAMNYCAGWIRQQENQQLGIPREIARGFSPRLRELVGYGVYRMLIGHIDKRTPAEVLLGDAPSGSMVWDAART; encoded by the coding sequence ATGCTGACCCAAGCGGAGATCGACGCCCACCTGCAGCGCATCGCGAAGGACGGCTACACCATCGTCGAGAACGCGATCGAGCCGGACCTCGTCGACGCGCTCGCCGCCGACCTCGTGCGGCTCGAGAAGGAGCTCGGCATCGAGCCCGCGAACAACGACTTCGAGGGCTCGAAGACCTGGCGCATCTACAACCTGCTCGTGCACGGCAAGCTGTGGGAGCGCGTGCCGGTGCACGAGAACGTGCTGCCGATCGTCGAGGGCGTGCTCGACCCGGGCTGTCTCGTGTCGTCGCTGTCGTCGATCGCGATCGGTCCGGGCGAGAAGGCGCAGCCGATCCACGCCGACGATCAGCTCATGCCGCTGCCGAAGCCGCACGTCGCGACGGTGTGCAACAGCATGTGGGCGCTCACCGACTTCACCGAGGAGAACGGCGCGACGCGCGTCATCCCGGGCTCGCACCTGTTCGACCGCTCGCCGACCTACGGCAAGCACTACGACAGCATCCCCGCCGAGATGAAGAAGGGCAGCGTGCTGATCTGGCACGGCAGCCTGTGGCACGGCGGCGGCGCGAACCGCACCAACGAGCGCCGCGTCGGCATCGCGATGAACTACTGCGCGGGCTGGATCCGCCAGCAGGAGAACCAGCAGCTCGGCATCCCGCGCGAGATCGCGCGCGGCTTCTCGCCGCGGCTGCGCGAGCTCGTCGGCTACGGCGTCTACCGCATGCTGATCGGCCACATCGACAAGCGCACCCCGGCGGAGGTGCTGCTCGGCGACGCGCCGTCGGGCTCGATGGTGTGGGACGCCGCGCGCACGTGA
- the nhaR gene encoding transcriptional activator NhaR: protein MRRNASEWLNYHHLMYFWMVAREGSVTRASSELGLAQPTISTQIRQLEEDLGEKLFVRTGRNLVLTDVGREVYRYADEIFALGRELLDAVRNRSGDRPLKLSVGVADVLPKLVVYRLLEPARRLPQGVHIVCREDKPEPLLTDLALQKLDLVLADAPVGSTSSVRVFHHLLGECGVTFVAAPALAARYRRRFPASLDGAPMLLPAEGSVRRRSLDQWFATQRIRPRVVSEFEDDALLKAFGQAGAGIFPTPSVIEAQVRRQYGVSLVGRTEEVRERFYAVSHERRLKHPAVLAVCEAARGGLFG, encoded by the coding sequence ATGAGACGAAACGCGTCGGAGTGGCTCAACTACCACCACCTGATGTACTTCTGGATGGTGGCGCGCGAGGGCAGCGTGACGCGCGCCAGCTCGGAGCTGGGGCTCGCGCAGCCGACGATCAGCACGCAGATCCGGCAGCTCGAGGAGGATCTCGGCGAGAAGCTCTTCGTGCGCACCGGACGCAACCTCGTGCTCACCGACGTCGGGCGCGAGGTCTACCGCTATGCGGACGAGATCTTCGCGCTCGGCCGCGAGCTGCTCGACGCGGTGCGCAACCGCTCGGGCGACCGGCCGCTGAAGCTCTCGGTCGGGGTCGCGGACGTGCTGCCGAAGCTCGTCGTCTACCGCTTGCTCGAGCCGGCGCGACGCCTGCCGCAGGGCGTGCACATCGTCTGCCGCGAGGACAAGCCCGAGCCGCTGCTCACCGACCTCGCGCTGCAGAAGCTCGACCTGGTGCTCGCCGACGCGCCGGTCGGGTCGACGTCGAGCGTGCGCGTCTTCCACCACCTGCTCGGCGAGTGCGGCGTCACGTTCGTCGCCGCGCCGGCGCTCGCGGCGCGCTACCGCCGACGCTTCCCGGCGTCGCTCGACGGCGCGCCGATGCTGCTGCCGGCGGAGGGCAGCGTGCGACGCCGCTCGCTCGACCAGTGGTTCGCGACGCAGCGCATCCGGCCGCGGGTGGTGAGCGAGTTCGAGGATGACGCGCTGCTCAAGGCGTTCGGACAAGCCGGCGCCGGCATCTTCCCGACGCCGTCGGTGATCGAGGCGCAGGTGCGACGTCAGTACGGCGTGAGCCTCGTCGGCCGCACCGAGGAGGTGCGCGAGCGCTTCTACGCGGTGTCGCACGAGCGCCGGCTCAAGCACCCGGCGGTGCTCGCGGTGTGCGAGGCGGCGCGCGGCGGACTGTTCGGCTGA
- a CDS encoding acetyl-CoA hydrolase/transferase C-terminal domain-containing protein — protein sequence MDYFAEYRRKLTTPEDAVASIPPRGAIGLGIAVAQPPALLRALGARARAGDVEDLAVYYTYALEPLAESLLVPELLGVIRPRPTYLVAYDRKLIEASGSFASVDYVPANLHQLPRLFEESIPLDAFLVSVSPMDRFGYMSLGTCIAYSPAAARSAKRLIVEVNERMPRTLGDTMLHVSEVDAIVEHTAPLTSFPSRPLSDVDRKIGEQIAAMIEDGATLQLGVGGVPDAVTECLSDRKELGIHTELFTPGMMRLIQKGVVTGTRKRTFRRKHLFTLAIGDEEFYAFMHDNPGLEGQPCNVTNDPANIAANDNVVSINSILEVDLYGQVNAEFLDHHEFSGIGGQHDFVRGAYRSRGGKSFLAFHSTAHDGTVSRVVPQLEGVVSDPRMDVHHLVTEHGVVNLKGRSTRERAELIISIADPKFRDDLEREAKKRQLL from the coding sequence ATGGATTACTTCGCGGAGTATCGACGCAAGCTGACCACGCCCGAGGATGCCGTCGCGAGCATCCCGCCGCGCGGCGCGATCGGGCTCGGCATCGCGGTCGCGCAGCCGCCCGCGCTGCTGCGGGCGCTCGGCGCACGCGCCCGTGCCGGCGACGTCGAGGACCTCGCGGTCTACTACACCTACGCGCTCGAGCCGCTCGCCGAGAGCTTGCTCGTGCCCGAGCTGCTCGGCGTGATCCGCCCGCGCCCGACCTACCTCGTCGCGTACGACCGCAAGCTGATCGAAGCTTCGGGAAGCTTCGCGAGCGTCGACTACGTGCCGGCGAACCTGCACCAGCTCCCGCGGCTCTTCGAGGAGAGCATCCCGCTCGACGCGTTCCTGGTCTCCGTCTCGCCGATGGACCGCTTCGGCTACATGAGCCTCGGCACGTGCATCGCGTACTCGCCGGCGGCGGCGCGCAGCGCCAAGCGGCTGATCGTCGAGGTCAACGAGCGCATGCCGCGCACGCTCGGCGACACCATGCTGCACGTCTCCGAGGTCGACGCGATCGTCGAGCACACCGCACCGCTGACGTCGTTCCCGTCACGCCCGCTGAGCGACGTCGACCGCAAGATCGGCGAGCAGATCGCCGCGATGATCGAGGACGGCGCGACGCTCCAGCTCGGCGTCGGCGGCGTGCCCGACGCCGTCACCGAGTGCCTGAGCGATCGCAAGGAGCTGGGCATCCACACGGAGCTCTTCACGCCGGGCATGATGCGGCTCATCCAGAAGGGTGTCGTGACCGGGACGCGCAAGCGGACGTTCCGTCGCAAGCATCTCTTCACGCTCGCGATCGGCGACGAGGAGTTCTACGCCTTCATGCACGACAACCCGGGGCTCGAAGGTCAGCCCTGCAACGTGACCAACGATCCGGCGAACATCGCCGCGAACGACAACGTGGTCTCGATCAACAGCATCCTCGAGGTCGACCTGTACGGGCAGGTGAACGCCGAGTTCCTCGATCACCACGAGTTCAGCGGCATCGGCGGGCAGCACGACTTCGTGCGCGGCGCCTACCGCTCACGCGGCGGCAAGTCGTTCCTCGCCTTCCACTCGACCGCGCACGACGGCACGGTATCGCGCGTCGTGCCGCAGCTCGAGGGCGTGGTCAGCGACCCGCGCATGGACGTGCACCATCTCGTCACGGAGCACGGTGTGGTGAACCTGAAGGGACGCTCGACGCGCGAGCGCGCCGAGCTGATCATCTCGATCGCCGACCCGAAGTTCCGCGACGATCTCGAGCGCGAGGCGAAGAAGCGTCAGCTGCTGTAG